In the Haloferula helveola genome, one interval contains:
- a CDS encoding serine/threonine-protein kinase, with translation MALRKKLPIPRLRTKSRLGKYRIEGVLAEGHYATLYRALDTIEARRVALKIPHPHLADEEFIESFLKEARLAASVDHPCLLSLKDASYINDLLVMAYPLGQESLADRLTRRIASASLSTFIENCLEGLAALHARRIIHCDIKPENFIVFPGPTLRLADFGIARQARRTLNASGSGTLGYMAPEQAMGRASTRSDVFAIGLLLHRMITGHVPEYPFKWPAKGYDRLRRKARPEFIALLKRALDVEPRKRFRDAGAFLAAYRQTRKTALILR, from the coding sequence ATGGCTCTACGCAAAAAACTCCCCATACCCCGTCTGCGAACCAAGTCGCGGCTCGGGAAATACCGGATTGAGGGAGTCCTCGCCGAGGGTCACTACGCGACTCTCTACCGGGCTCTCGACACGATCGAGGCGCGACGCGTTGCGCTGAAGATCCCCCACCCTCATCTCGCCGACGAGGAGTTCATCGAGAGTTTCCTGAAGGAGGCCCGTCTCGCCGCCAGCGTGGATCACCCGTGCCTGCTTTCACTGAAGGATGCGAGCTACATCAATGACCTGTTGGTGATGGCCTATCCGCTCGGACAGGAAAGCCTCGCCGACCGGCTTACCCGCCGGATCGCCTCCGCCAGTCTGAGCACGTTCATCGAGAACTGCCTCGAAGGCCTCGCCGCGCTGCACGCCCGCCGCATCATCCACTGCGATATCAAGCCGGAGAACTTCATCGTATTCCCGGGACCGACACTGCGACTGGCGGACTTCGGCATCGCACGTCAGGCGCGCCGCACCCTCAACGCTTCGGGTTCGGGAACCCTCGGCTACATGGCACCAGAGCAAGCGATGGGGCGGGCGTCGACCCGCTCGGATGTGTTTGCCATCGGCTTGCTGCTCCACCGGATGATCACCGGGCACGTCCCCGAGTATCCTTTCAAGTGGCCGGCGAAGGGCTACGACCGGCTCCGGCGCAAGGCGCGGCCCGAGTTCATCGCCTTGCTGAAAAGGGCACTCGACGTCGAGCCGCGCAAGCGTTTCCGGGATGCCGGAGCATTCCTGGCAGCCTATCGCCAAACCCGGAAGACCGCCCTCATCCTCCGCTAA